In Streptomyces sp. NBC_00448, the following are encoded in one genomic region:
- a CDS encoding spermidine synthase has protein sequence MLDQRGRPQAPHQLSLALPVPARAARALVLTAVFVCAACGLVYELELVALASYLVGDSVTQASLVLSVMVFAMGCGSLLAKRLRNRPAAAFVAVESALALVGGLSVMTLYAVFAWYGQARFAMIGCAFAIGVLIGAEVPLLMTLVQRIRRQDAGGAVADLFAADYVGALVGGLAFSFLLLPYLGQLTGALATGAVNAVAGGATVLWLFRGDLSGRARGWLLTANVGVLALLACAAVGAGPFERAARHAVYGSRVRVAEQTGAEEIVLTGGTGASGVSSLRLYVDGDLAVCGADEAVYHQALVEPAMTGPHARVLILGGGDGLALREVLRHQGVEAVTVVPDDDELARLGRTDPGLTALNGHAFDDPRVREVGGDAFDWLRRATRQSAERASGAWAFGSAGADTGGGRVAGGVGADTSGGGGAPDAGSPGRQRYDVIIADLPAPGASDSAKLYSQEFYGLTAHALAGGGRLAVHAGSSAHTLWTTDATLHTVSLRTTPYAMTGTRACGSSAGWNFLLAAPTSAPPHLALPNRPPPGQSLTAAGLRAAARQARRTRPSRPMPPSTLLRPRITE, from the coding sequence ATGCTTGACCAGCGCGGCCGTCCGCAAGCCCCCCACCAGCTCTCCTTAGCGCTGCCCGTCCCCGCGCGGGCGGCCCGCGCGCTGGTGCTCACCGCCGTCTTCGTCTGCGCCGCCTGCGGCCTGGTCTACGAACTCGAACTCGTCGCCCTCGCCTCGTACTTGGTCGGCGACTCGGTCACCCAGGCGTCGCTCGTACTGTCGGTGATGGTCTTCGCGATGGGCTGCGGCTCGCTGCTGGCAAAACGGTTACGCAACCGTCCCGCCGCCGCGTTCGTCGCCGTCGAGTCCGCCCTCGCACTCGTCGGCGGGCTGTCGGTGATGACGCTGTACGCCGTCTTCGCCTGGTACGGGCAGGCCCGCTTCGCCATGATCGGCTGCGCCTTCGCGATCGGCGTGCTGATCGGCGCGGAGGTGCCGCTGCTGATGACGCTCGTGCAGCGCATCCGCCGCCAGGACGCGGGCGGAGCCGTCGCCGACCTGTTCGCCGCGGACTACGTGGGCGCGCTCGTCGGCGGCCTCGCCTTCTCCTTCCTTCTGCTGCCGTATCTGGGGCAGTTGACCGGCGCGCTCGCCACTGGCGCGGTCAACGCGGTCGCGGGCGGCGCCACCGTGCTGTGGCTCTTCCGCGGCGACCTGTCCGGCCGCGCCCGCGGCTGGCTGCTCACCGCGAACGTCGGCGTGCTCGCCCTGCTGGCCTGTGCCGCCGTCGGCGCCGGGCCGTTCGAACGCGCCGCCCGCCACGCGGTCTACGGCAGCCGGGTGCGGGTCGCCGAGCAGACCGGCGCGGAGGAGATCGTGCTGACCGGGGGGACCGGCGCGAGCGGCGTCTCCTCGCTGCGTCTCTACGTCGACGGCGACCTCGCGGTGTGCGGCGCCGACGAGGCGGTCTACCACCAGGCGCTGGTGGAGCCGGCGATGACCGGACCGCACGCCCGGGTGCTGATCCTCGGCGGCGGCGACGGGCTCGCGCTGCGGGAAGTGCTGCGCCACCAGGGCGTCGAGGCGGTGACGGTGGTCCCGGACGACGACGAACTCGCCCGGCTTGGCCGCACCGATCCGGGGCTCACCGCGCTCAACGGGCACGCGTTCGACGACCCGCGCGTGCGGGAGGTGGGGGGCGACGCGTTCGACTGGCTGCGGAGGGCGACGAGGCAGAGCGCCGAACGGGCAAGCGGGGCATGGGCGTTCGGGAGTGCGGGTGCCGATACGGGCGGGGGTCGTGTGGCCGGGGGAGTCGGTGCCGATACGAGCGGGGGCGGCGGGGCGCCCGACGCAGGAAGCCCCGGCCGGCAGCGGTACGACGTGATCATCGCGGACCTGCCCGCACCCGGCGCCTCCGACAGCGCCAAGCTCTACTCGCAGGAGTTCTACGGACTCACCGCGCACGCGCTCGCCGGCGGAGGGCGGCTCGCCGTCCATGCCGGTTCCTCTGCCCACACCCTGTGGACAACCGATGCCACGCTCCACACCGTCTCCCTGCGCACCACTCCGTACGCGATGACCGGCACCCGTGCCTGCGGCTCCTCCGCCGGCTGGAACTTCCTGCTGGCCGCGCCCACTTCGGCCCCGCCCCACCTCGCGCTCCCCAACCGTCCGCCGCCCGGCCAATCCCTCACCGCCGCCGGCCTCCGCGCCGCCGCCCGCCAGGCCCGCCGCACCCGCCCGTCCCGCCCCATGCCCCCCTCCACCCTCCTGCGCCCGCGCATCACCGAGTAG
- a CDS encoding ISL3 family transposase, which yields MSTHDTEINRDATRLLGLEGVSVTKVKDDGAGGSTVYVVTGEDSARACPSCGVFATRLKDYRTTAPRHLACGGRQVSIRWRKARWHCTEAACARRTFTEAIPQVPARMRTTAALREAAGAAVADGGRTVVQAGRDLGLSWPIVQHCFEVHAARSLPAEPAETEAIGIDETRRGKPVWKQNPDTDKWELVADAWHIGFVDAIGGRGLFGQVEGRNAASVAEWLALQPATWREAVRYVAIDLCATFRAAIHRALPHAKVVVDCFHIVQLAQRHLADLRRRLTWKQHGRRARKGDSIYTVRKILRRNKEDLNHEQRQLLKTELEHMGTYGKQIYAAWQSKELLRDLLHLAVTRRHVTPDHSTISAARHRFFSHVADHAHLPELVTLAETVEQWWDGIETYLTTGITNAASEGNNRLIKLEARNAFGFSNRTNQRLRSRCATTRRSRRETHPH from the coding sequence TTGAGTACTCACGATACCGAGATCAACAGGGACGCGACACGACTGCTGGGGCTGGAGGGGGTGAGTGTGACCAAGGTCAAGGACGACGGGGCGGGTGGATCGACGGTGTACGTCGTAACAGGCGAGGATTCCGCGCGGGCCTGCCCCTCGTGCGGGGTGTTCGCCACGCGGCTGAAGGACTACCGCACCACCGCTCCCAGACATCTGGCCTGCGGCGGACGCCAGGTGAGTATCCGCTGGCGCAAGGCACGCTGGCACTGCACCGAAGCGGCCTGCGCGCGTCGGACGTTCACCGAGGCGATACCCCAGGTGCCAGCCCGGATGCGGACCACCGCCGCGCTGCGCGAAGCGGCCGGGGCCGCGGTGGCCGATGGCGGCCGCACCGTCGTGCAGGCCGGCCGGGACCTGGGCCTGTCCTGGCCGATCGTCCAGCACTGCTTCGAAGTCCACGCGGCCAGGTCCCTGCCCGCCGAGCCGGCTGAGACCGAGGCGATCGGGATCGATGAGACGAGGCGGGGCAAGCCGGTCTGGAAACAGAACCCGGACACCGACAAGTGGGAGCTCGTCGCGGACGCCTGGCACATCGGGTTCGTCGACGCGATCGGTGGGCGCGGGCTGTTCGGGCAGGTCGAGGGCCGCAACGCGGCCTCGGTCGCTGAGTGGCTTGCCCTCCAGCCCGCGACCTGGCGCGAGGCCGTCCGCTACGTCGCCATCGATCTGTGCGCCACGTTCCGCGCCGCGATCCACCGTGCCCTGCCCCACGCCAAGGTCGTCGTCGACTGCTTCCACATCGTGCAACTCGCCCAAAGACACCTCGCCGACCTGCGCCGACGCCTCACCTGGAAGCAACACGGCCGCCGGGCCCGCAAGGGCGACAGCATCTACACCGTCCGCAAAATCCTGCGCCGCAACAAGGAGGACCTCAACCACGAACAACGCCAGCTCCTCAAAACCGAGTTGGAGCACATGGGCACCTACGGGAAGCAGATCTACGCGGCCTGGCAGAGCAAGGAACTCCTGCGCGACCTCCTGCACCTGGCCGTCACCCGCAGGCACGTCACCCCCGACCACTCCACGATCTCCGCCGCCCGCCACCGCTTCTTCTCCCACGTCGCCGACCACGCCCACCTGCCCGAACTCGTCACCCTCGCCGAGACCGTCGAGCAATGGTGGGACGGCATCGAGACCTACCTCACCACCGGCATCACCAACGCCGCCTCCGAAGGCAACAACCGCCTCATCAAACTCGAAGCCCGCAACGCCTTCGGCTTCAGCAACCGCACCAACCAACGCCTACGCTCACGCTGCGCAACCACCCGGCGAAGCCGACGAGAGACCCACCCCCACTAA
- a CDS encoding HAD family hydrolase, whose amino-acid sequence MRYVLFDVDGTLIDAVDNQRLVWCTWAEQYGLDPVEVYRVALRTRPMETFAQVAPDQNPQECLAALHELEDEDVRSGAYTAFDGASELLSALHPGAWALVTSNYEHRVRGRFARTGLAVPDLVVDAAAVTEGKPSPVPYLQAAARLGAQPEDCLVIEDAPSGVQSGLRAGMTVWGVNTPAAVDGVHRHFGSLREAVRDILAFASGRVEGSAAVE is encoded by the coding sequence ATGAGGTATGTCCTGTTTGATGTCGATGGCACATTGATCGATGCCGTGGACAACCAGCGCCTGGTCTGGTGCACGTGGGCAGAGCAGTACGGGCTGGACCCTGTTGAGGTCTACCGGGTGGCGCTGCGGACGAGGCCGATGGAGACGTTCGCGCAGGTTGCCCCGGACCAGAACCCCCAGGAGTGCCTGGCCGCGCTGCATGAGCTGGAGGACGAGGACGTCCGCTCCGGCGCGTATACGGCCTTCGACGGTGCCTCGGAGCTGCTGAGTGCGCTGCACCCCGGGGCCTGGGCATTGGTGACTTCGAACTATGAGCACCGGGTACGTGGACGTTTCGCGCGGACGGGCCTCGCGGTCCCGGACCTTGTCGTGGATGCGGCCGCTGTGACGGAAGGCAAGCCGTCGCCGGTGCCGTATCTGCAGGCAGCCGCGCGACTTGGTGCCCAGCCGGAGGACTGCCTGGTCATCGAGGATGCCCCTTCGGGGGTGCAGTCCGGTTTGCGTGCCGGGATGACGGTGTGGGGCGTCAACACCCCTGCGGCGGTGGACGGCGTGCATCGTCACTTCGGCAGCCTGCGCGAGGCAGTCCGTGACATCCTCGCCTTTGCGTCCGGGCGGGTGGAGGGATCAGCCGCAGTGGAATGA
- a CDS encoding transposase, with protein MAGVITASEPSWILPFTGLSPRRFTKLVTALRRAGVDAARRGRPWSLPLEDRTLLVTAYWRTNLTMRQLAVLFGISKSAADRIIDHLGPLLALQPRRRFARDAVLIVDGTLVPTRDHTIAEQSKNYRYSTNHQVVIDADTRRVVVVGRPLPGNRNDCKAWEQSGAKAAVGKTMTIADGGYPGTGLVMPHRRPKGEELPDWKQEHNRSHKQVRARVEHTFARMKTWKILRDCRLKGDGVHHAMLGIARLHNLNLAG; from the coding sequence GTGGCTGGTGTGATCACGGCGTCGGAGCCGTCTTGGATACTCCCGTTCACCGGGCTGAGCCCGCGACGGTTCACGAAGTTGGTGACGGCACTGCGTCGCGCGGGGGTCGATGCCGCTCGCCGGGGCAGGCCGTGGAGCCTGCCGCTGGAAGACAGAACACTGCTGGTCACGGCGTACTGGCGCACCAACTTGACGATGCGCCAACTCGCCGTGTTGTTCGGCATCTCCAAGTCTGCTGCCGACCGCATCATCGACCACCTCGGTCCGCTCCTGGCGCTTCAGCCCCGGCGCCGCTTCGCCAGAGATGCCGTACTCATTGTCGACGGCACCTTGGTCCCCACCCGCGACCACACGATCGCCGAACAGTCCAAGAATTACAGGTACTCCACCAACCACCAGGTCGTCATCGACGCCGACACCCGCAGAGTCGTCGTGGTCGGCCGGCCCCTGCCGGGCAACCGCAACGACTGCAAGGCGTGGGAGCAATCCGGCGCCAAAGCCGCCGTCGGAAAGACGATGACGATCGCCGATGGCGGCTATCCGGGCACCGGGCTCGTCATGCCCCACCGCCGCCCCAAGGGCGAGGAACTCCCCGACTGGAAACAGGAGCACAACCGCTCCCACAAGCAGGTCCGCGCCCGCGTCGAGCACACCTTCGCCCGCATGAAGACCTGGAAGATCCTCCGGGACTGCCGCCTCAAGGGCGACGGCGTCCACCACGCCATGCTCGGCATCGCCCGCCTCCACAACCTCAACCTCGCCGGATGA
- a CDS encoding CoxG family protein has product MEHESFVPTPSARVAETFRTPGAVASALPGWQPDPDATEGERVARGRLRLRIAGSTITYRGFVTVKGDTPPFTLEARGTEVRGDGVVEVSARITLTDTELPQPGTTVEYRGEATANGRLASYDPAVADAAVRRLLDRFSAGIAELAAAAGPTETADSGSPAPAAADRTAADPTAADPAPADPEPDEPESEEPDVVDDLGDPSPELEEFELVEVEVDVPESAAALDDLVPPAEAAHARRTMIGRSAEEVDHAPPRGRYAPVPAPDTTSAATLRWAAPAAAALLASAVVVGRVLRRRR; this is encoded by the coding sequence ATGGAGCACGAGTCTTTCGTCCCGACCCCGTCCGCCCGGGTGGCGGAAACGTTCCGTACCCCGGGCGCCGTGGCGTCCGCGCTGCCGGGATGGCAGCCGGACCCGGACGCGACGGAGGGCGAGCGCGTGGCGCGGGGGAGGTTGCGACTGCGCATCGCCGGCTCGACCATCACGTACCGCGGATTCGTCACCGTGAAGGGTGACACCCCGCCGTTCACGCTGGAAGCTCGGGGCACGGAGGTGCGCGGCGACGGCGTGGTCGAGGTCAGCGCGCGGATCACGCTGACGGACACGGAACTGCCCCAACCGGGCACGACCGTGGAGTACCGAGGCGAGGCGACCGCGAACGGCCGGCTCGCGTCCTACGACCCGGCGGTGGCGGACGCCGCGGTCCGGCGTCTGCTCGACCGTTTCTCCGCGGGCATCGCCGAGCTGGCCGCGGCGGCCGGCCCCACCGAGACCGCCGACTCCGGGAGCCCCGCGCCCGCCGCCGCGGACCGTACCGCCGCGGACCCCACCGCCGCCGACCCCGCACCGGCCGACCCCGAGCCCGATGAGCCGGAATCCGAGGAGCCCGACGTCGTGGACGACCTCGGTGACCCGAGCCCCGAACTGGAGGAGTTCGAACTCGTCGAGGTCGAGGTGGACGTCCCGGAGAGCGCCGCCGCGTTGGACGACCTGGTGCCGCCCGCCGAGGCCGCGCACGCCCGGCGGACGATGATCGGGCGCAGCGCGGAGGAGGTCGACCACGCGCCGCCGCGCGGCCGGTACGCGCCGGTGCCCGCGCCGGATACCACCTCGGCGGCGACGCTGCGGTGGGCGGCGCCGGCGGCCGCGGCACTGCTGGCCTCGGCGGTCGTGGTGGGCAGGGTGCTGCGCCGCCGCAGGTGA
- a CDS encoding aldose epimerase family protein — translation METETKLTAGDAELTLQPEHGCRIASLKVGGTELLRQGEKFGAFLMVPWCGRTENGVFRNGGVTHQLPIDAPPHAIHGTGRHSAWHEASPATQTTAAYYYDLADPWPYPGRVTHTIELAPHSVKLSLSVEARGDSFPAQAGWHPWWLRNLGQGGQDVELAFSAAWQEERGDNHLPNGNRIDPKPGPWDDCFGMPDGVDVTLKWPGEMTVRVSSPSEWVVVYTEQPEAVCVEPQSGPPNGLNTRPRLVTPIDPLEISTVWSWQKVG, via the coding sequence GTGGAGACTGAAACGAAACTGACGGCGGGCGACGCCGAACTGACCTTGCAGCCCGAGCACGGTTGCCGGATCGCCTCGCTGAAGGTCGGCGGGACCGAACTCCTGCGCCAGGGCGAGAAATTCGGCGCCTTCCTGATGGTGCCGTGGTGCGGCCGCACCGAGAACGGCGTGTTCCGCAACGGCGGGGTGACCCACCAGCTCCCGATCGACGCGCCGCCGCACGCGATCCACGGCACCGGACGGCACTCGGCCTGGCACGAGGCGTCCCCGGCGACGCAGACCACCGCGGCCTACTACTACGACCTCGCTGACCCGTGGCCGTACCCCGGCCGCGTCACGCACACCATCGAGCTCGCCCCGCACTCCGTGAAGCTGTCGCTGAGCGTGGAGGCACGCGGCGACTCCTTCCCGGCGCAGGCCGGCTGGCACCCGTGGTGGCTGCGCAACCTCGGTCAGGGCGGCCAGGACGTCGAGTTGGCGTTCAGCGCCGCATGGCAGGAGGAGCGCGGCGACAACCACCTGCCCAACGGCAACCGCATCGACCCCAAGCCCGGCCCGTGGGACGACTGCTTCGGGATGCCGGACGGTGTGGACGTCACCCTGAAGTGGCCCGGGGAGATGACGGTGCGGGTCAGCAGCCCGAGCGAGTGGGTCGTCGTCTACACCGAGCAGCCCGAAGCGGTGTGCGTGGAGCCGCAGTCAGGCCCGCCCAACGGCCTGAACACGCGACCCCGCCTGGTCACCCCGATCGACCCGCTGGAGATCAGCACGGTGTGGAGCTGGCAGAAGGTCGGCTGA
- the pyrE gene encoding orotate phosphoribosyltransferase: protein MSDVRTALLRQIKDKAVVHGKVTLSSGLEADFYIDLRRITLDGQAAPLAGQVMLDLTADLEFDAVGGLTLGADPVATSMLHAAAARGQRLDAFVVRKATKTHGLQRRIEGTDVKGRRVLVVEDTSTTGGSPLTAVEAVREAGGEVVAVAVIVDRGAAAKIAEAGLPYLAAYSLADLELS, encoded by the coding sequence ATGAGCGACGTACGCACCGCCCTCCTGCGGCAGATCAAGGACAAGGCCGTCGTGCACGGCAAGGTGACCCTCTCCTCGGGCCTCGAAGCCGACTTCTACATCGACCTGCGCCGGATCACCCTGGACGGACAGGCCGCCCCGCTCGCCGGCCAGGTGATGCTCGACCTGACCGCGGACCTGGAGTTCGACGCGGTGGGCGGACTCACCCTGGGCGCCGACCCGGTGGCCACGTCGATGCTGCACGCGGCCGCCGCCCGCGGGCAGCGGCTGGACGCGTTCGTGGTGCGCAAGGCCACCAAGACCCATGGTCTCCAGCGCCGGATCGAGGGCACCGACGTCAAGGGCCGCCGGGTGCTGGTGGTGGAGGACACCTCCACCACCGGCGGTTCACCGCTCACCGCCGTCGAGGCGGTCCGCGAGGCCGGTGGCGAGGTCGTGGCCGTCGCGGTGATCGTCGACCGGGGCGCCGCCGCGAAGATTGCCGAGGCGGGCCTGCCGTACCTGGCGGCGTACTCCCTCGCGGACCTTGAGCTGTCCTGA
- the fbaA gene encoding class II fructose-bisphosphate aldolase, translated as MPIATPEVYGEMLDRAKAGNFAYPAINVTSSQTLHAALRGLAEAESDGIIQISTGGAEFLGGQYSKDMVTGAVALAEFAHIVAEKYPVTVALHTDHCPKDKLDGYVRPLLKISQERVAAGRNPLFQSHMWDGSAETLDDNLAIAKELLAEAVKAKIILEMEITPTGGEEDGISHEINDSLYTTVDDAFRTVEAVGLGENGRYLLAASFGNVHGVYKPGNVVLRPGILRELQDAVAQKYGKANAFDFVFHGGSGSTTDEINEALENGVVKMNIDTDLQYAFTRPVAGHMLSNYDGVLKVDGEVGNKKAYDPRVWGKAAEAGMAARVVVAAQDLRSAGNRRK; from the coding sequence ATGCCCATCGCAACCCCCGAGGTCTACGGCGAGATGCTCGACCGGGCGAAGGCCGGCAACTTCGCCTACCCGGCCATCAACGTCACGTCGTCGCAGACCCTGCACGCGGCCCTGCGCGGCCTCGCCGAGGCGGAGAGCGACGGCATCATCCAGATCTCCACGGGCGGCGCGGAGTTCCTCGGTGGCCAGTACAGCAAGGACATGGTGACCGGCGCGGTCGCGCTCGCCGAGTTCGCGCACATCGTCGCGGAGAAGTACCCGGTCACGGTCGCGCTGCACACCGACCACTGTCCCAAGGACAAGCTCGACGGGTACGTCCGCCCGCTGCTGAAGATCTCCCAGGAGCGGGTGGCCGCCGGCCGCAACCCGCTCTTCCAGTCGCACATGTGGGACGGCTCCGCCGAGACCCTGGACGACAACCTCGCCATCGCCAAGGAACTGCTGGCCGAAGCGGTCAAGGCGAAGATCATCCTGGAGATGGAGATCACCCCGACCGGCGGTGAAGAGGACGGCATCTCCCACGAGATCAACGACTCCCTCTACACCACCGTCGACGACGCCTTCCGCACCGTGGAGGCCGTCGGCCTCGGCGAGAACGGCCGCTATCTGCTGGCCGCTTCCTTCGGCAACGTGCACGGCGTCTACAAGCCGGGCAACGTGGTGCTGCGCCCGGGCATCCTCCGGGAACTCCAGGACGCCGTGGCGCAGAAGTACGGCAAGGCCAACGCGTTCGACTTCGTCTTCCACGGCGGCTCCGGCTCGACGACCGACGAGATCAACGAGGCGCTGGAGAACGGCGTGGTCAAGATGAACATCGACACCGACCTCCAGTACGCGTTCACCCGTCCCGTCGCCGGCCACATGCTCAGCAACTACGACGGTGTGCTGAAGGTCGACGGCGAGGTCGGCAACAAGAAGGCGTACGACCCGCGGGTGTGGGGCAAGGCCGCCGAGGCCGGGATGGCCGCGCGCGTCGTCGTCGCCGCCCAGGACCTGCGTTCGGCGGGCAACCGCCGCAAGTAA
- a CDS encoding DUF3151 domain-containing protein, whose protein sequence is MANHENLLGGPAPTHLPDDPEPRELLASGAAPAEVAAKYPSSSLAWAQLADDAFEGGRVVESYAYARTGYHRGLDALRRAGWRGHGPVPFEHEPNRGFLRALHALARAAQGIGEQEEYERCTTFLRDSSPTAADTLG, encoded by the coding sequence ATGGCCAATCACGAGAACCTGCTCGGGGGTCCCGCCCCCACCCACCTGCCCGACGACCCGGAGCCGCGTGAACTGCTCGCCTCCGGTGCCGCGCCCGCCGAGGTGGCGGCGAAGTACCCGTCCTCCTCGCTCGCCTGGGCACAGCTCGCCGACGACGCGTTCGAAGGCGGCCGGGTGGTGGAGTCCTACGCCTACGCGCGGACCGGCTACCACCGCGGTCTGGACGCGTTGCGCAGGGCCGGATGGCGTGGCCACGGCCCCGTACCGTTCGAGCACGAGCCGAACCGCGGCTTCCTGCGCGCCCTGCACGCGCTGGCCCGGGCCGCTCAGGGCATCGGCGAGCAGGAGGAGTACGAGCGCTGCACCACCTTCCTGCGGGACAGCTCGCCGACCGCCGCGGACACGCTGGGCTGA
- a CDS encoding DUF3152 domain-containing protein — protein MAAKGRHGRHQHSRRTTRRRVAFAGPLAVLCVVVLGCGGGYAAWHKSRGGGSAAAIDAPISHSPSPGGGSLAPANGDRTGSGTSSPSSPSTAGKPATGGPSASRSPAPKPSSVPKSGTGAFGTAHATGTASGHGKIRRYKVEVEGGIQLSASDAAHEIAGILADPRGWENDGHDGFQLVSSGPADFVIKIATPDTVDKICGAAGLLTRGEVNCDVGATVVVNLKRWMLGSPEFPGPIHDYRALIINHEVGHRIGHGHEGCPGPGKLAPVMMQQIKGLHGCKANAWPYDSKGRYIQGPPTA, from the coding sequence TTGGCAGCAAAGGGCCGCCACGGCCGACATCAGCACAGCCGCCGTACGACACGACGTCGGGTCGCGTTCGCCGGCCCGCTGGCGGTGCTCTGCGTGGTCGTACTCGGCTGCGGCGGGGGCTACGCGGCCTGGCACAAGTCCAGGGGCGGCGGCTCCGCGGCGGCGATCGACGCGCCGATATCCCACTCGCCCTCGCCCGGCGGTGGCTCGCTCGCGCCGGCCAACGGCGACAGGACGGGCTCGGGCACCTCCTCCCCGTCGTCGCCGTCCACCGCCGGCAAGCCCGCGACCGGCGGCCCGAGCGCGAGCCGCTCACCCGCGCCCAAGCCCTCCAGCGTGCCCAAGTCGGGCACCGGCGCCTTCGGCACGGCGCACGCCACCGGCACCGCCTCCGGGCACGGCAAGATCCGCCGCTACAAGGTCGAGGTCGAAGGCGGCATCCAGCTCTCCGCCAGTGACGCCGCTCACGAGATCGCCGGCATCCTCGCCGACCCGCGCGGCTGGGAGAACGACGGCCACGACGGCTTCCAGCTCGTCTCCTCCGGCCCCGCCGACTTCGTCATCAAGATCGCCACCCCCGACACGGTGGACAAGATCTGCGGCGCCGCCGGCCTGCTCACCCGGGGCGAGGTCAACTGCGACGTCGGCGCGACCGTCGTGGTCAACCTCAAGCGCTGGATGCTCGGCTCGCCGGAGTTCCCCGGGCCGATCCACGACTACCGGGCCCTGATCATCAACCACGAGGTCGGCCACCGCATCGGCCACGGCCACGAGGGCTGCCCCGGCCCCGGCAAACTCGCCCCCGTGATGATGCAGCAGATCAAGGGCCTGCACGGCTGCAAGGCCAACGCCTGGCCGTACGACAGCAAGGGTCGCTACATCCAGGGCCCGCCCACCGCCTGA